In the genome of Streptomyces sp. 846.5, the window AGCCGACCGGCTCGCTGGACTCGCTCACCGGCGAGCGGGCCATGGACCTGCTGACCGACCTGGCCCGGGCCGAGGGCACCACCGTGGTCCTGGTGACCCATGACGCCCGGGTCGCCGCCTACGCCGACCGCGAGATCATGGTCCGCGACGGCCTGGTGACCAGCCCGTACCCGGCGGAAGGCGGCCGCTGATGTTCCGTCTCGGCCTGCGGCTGTCACTGCAGGGCGGCCGGGAGGCGCTGGTGCGCCTCGCCGCGATCGTGGCCGCCGTCGCCCTGGGCGTCGCGGTGGTCCTGTCCATCTTCGCCGACTACCACGGCTACCAGAGCATGCTGAACCGGCCGTGCTGGGAGTGCACCAGCGGGACTCCGCTGAACGGCCAGCAGTCCGCCGGCACGGCGCTGCCCTCGACCGGGGCGCTGTGGAACCTCAGCGACGACTACTTCCACGGCCGGACGATCGAGCGGCTGGACGTGGCGGCCCTGGGATCCGCCGGATCGGTCGTCATCCCCGGCCTCCAACAGCTGCCCGCCGCCGGGCAGTTCGTCGTCTCACCGGCCCTGGCCGCACTGCTGCGGACGGTCCCCGCCGATCAGCTCGGCAACCGGTTCCCCGGCACGCAGGCCGGCCTGATCGGCGACGCCGCGCTCACCGGACCGGACCAGCTCGTGGTGGTGGTCGGCCACACCCCGGCGCAGCTCGCCGCGGAGTCGGGCACCGAGCACGTCAGCACCGTCGCGACCAAGCACAGCGACATCAGCACCTCCAATGTCTACAAGTACGGCTTCGGCCTGGGCTCGATCGCGGTGCTGTTCCCGCTGCTGATCCTGATCAGCACTGCCACCCGGCTGGCCGCAGCCAGGCGTGAGGAGCGCTATGCGGCGATGCGCCTGGTCGGCGCGACACCCCGGCAGATCAATGTGATCGCCTCGGTGGACTCCGCCGTCGGGGCACTGCTGGGCACTCTGCTGGGCATCGGCGTCTTCCAGCTGATCCGCACCGGGGTCGACGACCTGGCCGTCACCGGCTCGCGGTTCTTCCCCGATGTGGTGAACCCCTCGGCGACGGACTACATCACGCTGATCGTCGTCGTGCCGGTGGCCTCGATGTTGGCCGCGCTCTGGTCGCTGCGGCGGGTGCGCATCTCCCCGCTGGGCACCAGCCGCCGGGCTACGCCGCCGCCCCCCGGGGCCTGGCGGCTGGCGCCGCTGCTGCTCGGCCTGGTCATCTATGTCGGACCGCTGGCGGTGCTCGGATTCCAGAACAAGTCGACCAGCGGGCCCAGCAGTTCGTCGCTGGCTCTGGCCGAGCTCGGGGTGCTGCTGATCATGACCGGGCTGATCCTGAGCGGCTCCTGGCTCACCATGCAGGTGGCCCGGGTCGTCGCCAGGTTCGTCAAGGGCCCCGCCTCGCTGCTGGCCGCGCGACGGCTGGCGGACAACCCCAAGGCCGCCTTCCGAGCGGTGAGCGGGCTCGTCCTGGCCGTGCTGATCGGGACTGCCATCGGCGGCCTGGTGCCGTCCGTGGTCGACGGGCAGAACTCCGGGTCCGCCGGATCGCTGACCCGGGTACTGCACGCCGACTTCGCCACCGGGAACTGCAACGGCGGCAGTTGCTCGTCCAGGTCCGGCCCCGCCAAGCCCTCCCGGGGCGCCGCCCCGGCCCCCTCTCCCGCCCCGGCCGTCGGCGCCGCCGGCCTGCCCCCGCAGACCGCCGCGACGCTGCTCGCGCGGCTGCGTTCGTTCCCGGGTGTGTCCGTCGTTCCGATCTACTCCGAGCCGGCCGGGGCCGGTACCGGCGGTCTGGTCGCCTCCTGCGCCGACCTGGCGGCGCTGAGCGCGATCGGGCAGTGCGCGCCGGGTGCACAGGACGTCAAGGCGGACTTCGGGGCGCTGTACATCGACAACCTGCTGTCCCTGGAGCGGCAGTTGCCGCTGGTGACCAGTGCCAACGCCACCGGTTCGATCGACCTCTCGACGCTGGACCTGCAGACCGTCCTGGTCAGGGTCGACAACACCAGCACGCTCGAACAGATCCGCACCCTGCTCTCCACCTACTCCTCGGCCAACGGCGTGACCCAGCCTCCGCAGACGTTCGGCGAGGTCGGCGACGCCCGCGCGTCCCTGCTCAAGGCGGCCGAGCGGGTCATCGAGGTCCTGGTCGGCCTGACCGTGCTGGTCGCCGGCTGCAGCCTGGCCGTGTCCGTCGGCGGAAGCCTGGTGGAGCGCAGGCGGCCGTTCACCCTGCTGCGGCTGAGCGGGACACCGACACCGACGCTGTACCGGGTGGTGGTCCTGGAGTCGATGCTGCCGCTGCTCACCGCGACCGTGGTGGCCGCCGTGATCGGCTTCGGCACCTCGCTGCCGCTGGTACTGGCAGTGGTCCCGCAGCGCGCCCACCTCGCCCTGCCGGACGGCACCTACTTCGCCCTGATGGGCGCGGGGCTGCTCGCCTCGGTGGCCGCGATCCTGACCGCCCTGCCGCTGCTCGGCCGGCTGACATCCCCTTCCAACGCGCAGTTCGAGTAGCGGGGCCCTGAGCGTGGCGGTGACCTGACCGCTCGCCACCGGACATAGCATCACCAGAGTGGAACTCCGTCAGCTGCGCTACTTCGCGGCGGTCGCCGAAGAGCTGAACTTCGGGCGGGCCGCCGCGAAGCTGCTCATCGCCGGGCCGTCGCTGTCCCAGCAGATCAAGTCGCTGGAGCAGGACCTGGGAGTGCGGCTGTTCGACCGCGACCGCCGTTCGGTCCGGCTGACGGCGGACGGCGCGGCCCTGCTGCCGCTGGCCCGGGACCTGCTGGAGCGGGCCGACGGCCTGCGGCGCCGGGCCGCCGAGCTGTCGGGTTCCGAGCCGGTCCGGCTCGGCTTCGTCAACTGGCTCCCGCCCGACCTGTCCTCGCGTCTGCTCGGCGTCGCCCAGCTGCATGTCGACCCCTGGGTGGCGCCCTCGCACGCCCAGGCCGCCCGGGTCGCGGACGGCAGCCTGGACCTCGCGGTGTGCTGGGTGCGTGAGGAGGACCTGGAACGGCACGGCCTGCGGGCCCGGCTGATCGGCGCGGACCGGCTGCACTGCGTCGCCACCGGGGACGACACCGGCCCGGTCCCGGCCCGGAACACAGCCGTGCTGGTCGACGACGACACCGTCTCCTGGTCGTCCTGGAACGCCTACGCCGAGGAGTTGGCCCACGCCACCGGGGCCCGGGCGGTGCGCATCGCCGACGGCGGGATCACCGGCCCCGCCTTCTTCGACCACGTCCGCCGCAGCCGACGGCCCGTCATCAACTCGCCCAAGGGCCAGACCACTCCGCTGCCGCCGGACCTGGTCCGGCGCCCGGTGACCGACCCGCAGCCGTACTGGACCTGGTCCCTGGTCCTGCGCGGCGACGAGACCCGTTCCGCGGTGCTCGCCGCCGCCGACGCCCTCACCGCCGGTGTCGGCGCCGGCGACCTCGGGCTGCACCAACCCGGGGCCTGGCTGCCCGACTTCGACCCGCACCGGCGCCGCCGGTAGTGCCCGGCGTCGTGCCTCAGCTGGTGCACCACCAGAGGAACTGACTCTTGCAACTGGCCGAGGCGGACGGCTTGGGACTGGCCGAGGGCGACGTGGAAGCGGACGCGGAGGTCGTGGACGCCGGGGTGGTCGACGAGGGCGTGGTGGGCGTGCTGTCGACCGTCCGTGAGGTCGGGGTCGAGGTCGATCCGGCCGTGTGCGAGGACGACGCCTTCGGCGAGGTGGTCGCGCTGGGGCTCGCCGAGGCCGAGGCTGTGGCGGAGCGGCCGGCCGAGGCGCTGTGCGAGGACGAGGTACCGGCGGCGCCGCCGGTGTCCGCGCCGCTGCCCGAAGCCGAGGCCTGCGGGTCGGAACTCCCGGCGACGGGCGCATGCGAGGCACCCGCCGAGGCCGGAGCGGTGCTGTTGTCGGTGGTGAGTGCGAGCAGCCCGAGACCGGCGACGGCCAGCACGCCGGCGGTGCTCAGCGCCATCACCCTGGTCCCGCGCGAGCGGTTGCGCCTGCGCCCGCGTCGGGGGGCTGCGGCGCGCAGCGGCAGCGGTGCGAGGCCGTCGGCGGCAGAGGGTTCGCCGTACAGGGCGACCGCCGTGGGCTCCCGGATCACCAGCTCCGCCGTGGGGCGGTCGCCCGTCGGCTGATCACTCCCGGGCCGGTCGCCCGCGGACGGATCCGCCGCGGCCTGTTCGCCGGGGGCCTGCTCGGTGGCGGCTGCCTCCGGGGCCAACTCCTCCGCGGGACGGCCGCATCCTGGACAGTTCAACGCACCGTTGAGCCGGCGCCGACAGGTCGAGCAGTAGTTCATGGGGTCTTCCGGGCAGGGTGCTGGGCCCGCGGCCCAGGGGGTATTCCCGCAGCCTAGAGTGATGAGGACATGATCGAACAGGTGACTGGTGTGTGATTTGTGCGGAGAATCGGTGTCGGGTCCCATGTCGGTCCCCGCGTCGTCCGCACGCCTCCCTCCTGACCGGCTCCGGTTCCGGGCCGTTCAAGGGCTGTCCCGACCACGGCGCGCATGCCACACTCGCGCCATGGCGGCCGTGCAACTCCCACGGGTAGCCTGGCGCCGCGTCCTGCCCGTGCTGGCCGTCCTGGCCGCGCTGCTGGAGGCCACCGCCGGGCGCTACGGATACCACCGCGACGAGCTGTACTTCCTGGTGGCGAGCCATCATCTCGCGTGGGGCTACGCCGACCAACCGCCGCTGGTGCCGGTGCTGATCCGGCTGGAGACCGCCGTCCTGGGCGACTCGGTCCGGGCCCTGCGCACCCTGCCGCTGCTGCTGGCGCTGTGCACGGTGCTGCTCGCGGCGCTCTGCGCCAGGGAGTTTGCCGGGCTGGACGAACCGCGCAGCCGCCGCGCCCAGTTGCTGGCCGCGCTGGCCACCGGGGCCTCCGCGATGGCACTGGTGGGCGGCCATCTCTTCGTCACCTCCGGCGTGGACCTGTGCGTCTGGGCCCTGCTGCTCTGGCTGGTGCTGCGCTGGCTGCGGACCCGCGACGACCGGCTCTGGCTGCTCGCCGGACTCGCCGCCGGGGTCGGACTGCTCGTCAACAACCTTGTGGCGATGTTGGCCTTCGCACTCGTGCTGAGCGCGGCGGCGGTCGGGCCGAGGGCGGTGTTCCGCAGTCCGCTGCTGTACGCGGGGGCCGTGATCGCGCTGCTGCTCTGGGCGCCCGACCTGATCTGGCAGTGGCGGCACCACTGGCCGCAGCTGACGATGGCCCGGCGGATCTCGTCCAACTCGCAGCGGGTGCAAGTGCTTCCCTTTCAGTTCGAGGCGTCCTTCCCGCTGTTGTGGATCGCCGGCTGGTGGGCGCTGACCCGCCGTCAGGAGTTCACCGGGTACCGGATGCTGGCGGTGGGCTATCCGGTGACGCTGGTTCTGGTGCTGCTCACCGGCGGCAAGCCCTACTACGCCACCGGCTGGGCGCCGCTGCTGCTGAGCGCGGGCTCGGTGGCCGCGGTGGACTGGCTGTGGCGGGCGGACCGGGCGCGCACCGCGCGGCACACCGCCGCAGTGCTGCTCGCGGCGGTACTGGGCGTGGTGTTCTCGCTGGTGGAGGTGGTCGCCGCGCTCCCGGTGCTGCCGGTCTCGGCCTATCACGTCGTCCAGCCGCTGAACGCCGAGAACGGCGAGACCGTCGGCTGGCCCGAACTGACCGCCACCGTCGCCGGGGTGTACCGCGCGCTGCCCTCGGCCGCCGACCGCTCCAGTGTCACCCTGATCGCCGAGAACTACGGCGAGGCCGGAGCCCTGGACCACTACGGCCGCCCGCTCGGCCTGCCCACCCCGTACGCCGACCACAATGGCTACGCCGACTTCGGCACCCCCTCGGGCGACGGCCCCTCGATCCTGCTCGGCTTCGATCCGGCCGACCTGACCGGCTACTGGGGCAGTTGCACCCCGGCCGCCCGGATCGACAACGGCCGCGGGCTCGACAACCAGGAGCAGCACAAGCAGATCCTGGTCTGCCGGGACCGGCTGCTGCCCTGGCCGGTCCTCTGGAAGCGGCTGCTGCACTACTCCTGACGGCCGCTTGGCGGTCACAGCTCACGGGCCCTCGGCCAGGGCCGACTCCTCACGGTCCAGGTCGTACTGGAGGTGCCGCCGGGTGGTGTCGCTGATCTCGTGGTCCTCGTACAGCCGGCGGAGCTCGCCGCCCTGCAGGGCTATCACCTCGCGGCGGATCTGCCGGTAGGCCGCCAGCACCGAACCGCCGCCCTGGCCCTGGCCCTGCCCCTGCTCGCCGGGCTCCTGCTGGTCGTGCTGGAGCCGGGCGTCCAGCGCGCGGCGGGCCTGTTCCAGGGCGGCGGTGGGGGCGGCGTCGAGGTCGGCGAGCTGGTCCAGGTGCTCCAGGCCGACGCCTGCCAGCCGGCGCCGGGTGCGGGCCTCCTCACGGGCCGTGTGCTCGGGCTCCAGGGCGATGCCGGAGCGGTTGACCAGCGGCGCCAGGCTCAGCCCCTGCGCCACCAGCGTGGTCACCACCACGGCGGTGGTCAGCACCAGCACCAGGGATCGTCCCGGCAGTGCGGTGCCGTCGGCGGCGACCAACGGGATCGACAGCGCGGCGGCCAGCGGCATCACCCCCCGGGTCCCGGCCCAGGTGACCACCGCTGCCACCCGCCAGGACGCGGCGCCGCCGACCGGTTTGACCACCGAGGTCAGCGGCAGCATCCAGAGGATCCGCAGGGCGATCAGCAGGGCCGCGACCGCCAGCGCCTGCAGCGGCCACCAGCTGGTGCCGCCGGGCAGGTCCCGTACCAGCGTGGGCAGTTCCAGACCGACGATCGCGAAGACCACGCTCTCCAGCAGGAAGACCACGACCCCGTACACGGCCTGCAGCTGGAGCCGGATCCTGGCGTCGCTCAGCTTGTGCCCCGAGCGTCCCAGCACCACGCCGGCCACCACCACGGCGGTCACCCCCGAGGTGTGCACGCCCTCGGCCAGCACATAGGCGCTGTACGGGGTGACCAGCGCGATCACCGTCTCCAGCACCGGGTCGGTGGTCCGCCGCCGGACCACCGCCACCCCGGCCGCGACGGCCGCGCCCACCGCGCTCCCGCCGCCGGCCAGCAGCAGGAACTCGCCCCCGGCGTGCGGCCAGTCCACCGCCGTGCCGGCGACCGCCACCCCGATGGCGACCTTGAACAGCACCAGCGAGGTGGCGTCGTTGAACAGGCTCTCGGCCTGCACCAGCACCTGCACCCGGCCCGGCAGCGCCAGCCGACGGCCCAGCGCGGTGACCGCCACCGGGTCGGTGCTGGCCAGCACCGACCCCAGCACGAACGCCATCGGCACCGGCAGCCCGGTCACCGCGATCGCCAGCGCGCCGACCGCCGCCGCGGAGGCCAGCACCAGGCCCAGCGCCAGCACCGTCACCGGCCGCCAGACCAGCCGCAGATCGCGCATCGACAGTTCCTCGGCCGAGGCGTAGAGCAGCGGCGGCAGCACGACCAGGGCGATGGTCTGCGGGGCGATGTGCAGCGGCGGGGTGCCGGGGATCAGGGCCACCCCCAGCCCGGCCAGGACCAGCAGCGAGGGGGCGGGAATGCGCAGCCGGCGCGCACCCGTGGCCACGACGGTCGCCAGGACCACCAGGACGAGGATCGTGCCCACTGCGCGCATTTCGGGAACTCCGGCTCACCACCGGGGCACCGCGGCGGAACGCGCGGTCCATCCCCGGGCCGACCAGACTTCCCGGCACACCGCTGTCAGCCTATCGTCCCCGCCTGATTCGCTCCCCTGCCGACGCAAGCCCGCGTCGGCCCGCGTCAGCCGAAGTTGGTCAGCAGGACCACCACGAGGGCGAGCAGCCCACCGCCGACGATCAGCGCGAACGGCAGCACGACCAGCGCCAGCACCGAGAGCTGGGCGGCCCGGACCGCGAACGCCCGGGCGCCGCGCGGGGCGGGCGCGGCCGAGGAGGCAGGCACGGCCGGCTGCCGGGGTCCGCGGTCGCGTCCGGCGGCGCGGCGTGATCCGCCCGCGGCGCGGGTGCCGGTGGAGCCGCTTCGGTTGCTGGATATGTCGGGCATGGCCTTGCTCCGGGGTCAGCGGTCGGGTGACGAGAGGTCCCGTGTCGTGGGTCAGCGTGCCGCGTGGGCGGCCCGCCGTGACGCGGTGAGCACCGATTCCAACGCGCCGGTACGCAGTCGCGCAACCACCGGCCGGCCGATCCGGCCCAGCAGCAGGCTCGCGACGAAGGCAACCGGCAGGGCCAGGACGGCTGCGGCGACCACGTCATGGGGGTAGTGGGCGCCGACGTAGACCCGGGTGAACCCCTCCAGCACGGCGAAGACGGCGGCGATCGCGCTCAGCCGCCGGTCGAGCAGGAACAGCGCGGCCACGGTGGCGGCGGCGGTGGTCTCGTGCCCGCTGGGGAAGGCGTAGTCGGTGCGTACCGGGCAGGCGGTCACGTAGTAGTCGTGCGGCAGCGAGTAGCACGGCCGCACCTCGGCGACCAGCTTCTTGACGACCTCGGCCACCGCGAACGCCGCCACCACGCACACCGGCGCGGCCAGCGCGAGGGTCATCGCCCGGGTGTCCCGCCGACGGGCCTGCCACCAGCCGACGGCCATCAGCACCGCGAAGACGCCCAGGCCGGCGTTGGTCCAGAGCTCGACCGGACTGTTGAGCCACTTGGTGTCCCGGGCGAAACCGGTGACCGAGCCGAACAGCGAACCGTCGATGTGCGAACCGTCGAACGCCAGCAGCACCGGGGAAGCAGTGGTCATGGAATCTGGTCTCTCGCTGTCGGTCGGAGCGGTGCGCGGCGGCGGGCAGCGTGACACACTCAGCTTCTACGAACTCGTAGAAGTTCTTGTGGACTGTAGACGATGAACGGCAGGGAACCAACTGGTGAACAGCGGAGACGATACCGGGGCCGCAGGCGAGCGCAGACGCCTGGGGGCGCTGGAGGCCGAGGTCCTCGACCTGCTGCTGGCGTCCCGGGAGCCACTGATCCCCGGCGAGGTGCTGCGGCGGCTCGACGACACCCTGGCGTACTCGACGGTGGTGACCGTGCTCTCCCGGATGCACGACAAGGGGCTGCTGACCCGCGGCAAGCGCGGCCGGGCCTACGCCTACGCACCGGTCGCCGACAGCCACGGGCTGACCGCCCGTCGGATGCGCCGGGAGTTGGAGTCCGATCCGGACCGGGCGGCCGTGCTGTCCCGCTTCGTCGAGTCGCTGTCGGCCGGCGACGAGGCGCTGCTGCGCCGCCTGCTGGCCGGCGAACTGTCCGGCACACCCTCCGACGCCCCTCCTGGGAGCACCGCGTGAACGCCTGGGTCCTCTTCCTGACGGTCTTCCTCGCCTGTGCGGTCGAGGCCGTGGAGGCGCTGACCATCGTCCTCGCGGCCGGCACCAGCCGGCACTGGGGCTCCGCCCTGCAGGGCACCGGCGCCGCCCTGCTGGTGCTCGCCGCCGCGGTGGCCGCGCTGGGCCCGGCGATCGGGCTGATCCCGCTCGATCCGCTGCGCCTGGTGGTCGGCGCGTTCCTGCTGGTCTTCGGCCTGCAGTGGCTGCG includes:
- a CDS encoding Na+/H+ antiporter, with the protein product MRAVGTILVLVVLATVVATGARRLRIPAPSLLVLAGLGVALIPGTPPLHIAPQTIALVVLPPLLYASAEELSMRDLRLVWRPVTVLALGLVLASAAAVGALAIAVTGLPVPMAFVLGSVLASTDPVAVTALGRRLALPGRVQVLVQAESLFNDATSLVLFKVAIGVAVAGTAVDWPHAGGEFLLLAGGGSAVGAAVAAGVAVVRRRTTDPVLETVIALVTPYSAYVLAEGVHTSGVTAVVVAGVVLGRSGHKLSDARIRLQLQAVYGVVVFLLESVVFAIVGLELPTLVRDLPGGTSWWPLQALAVAALLIALRILWMLPLTSVVKPVGGAASWRVAAVVTWAGTRGVMPLAAALSIPLVAADGTALPGRSLVLVLTTAVVVTTLVAQGLSLAPLVNRSGIALEPEHTAREEARTRRRLAGVGLEHLDQLADLDAAPTAALEQARRALDARLQHDQQEPGEQGQGQGQGGGSVLAAYRQIRREVIALQGGELRRLYEDHEISDTTRRHLQYDLDREESALAEGP
- a CDS encoding LysR family transcriptional regulator, translated to MTRVELRQLRYFAAVAEELNFGRAAAKLLIAGPSLSQQIKSLEQDLGVRLFDRDRRSVRLTADGAALLPLARDLLERADGLRRRAAELSGSEPVRLGFVNWLPPDLSSRLLGVAQLHVDPWVAPSHAQAARVADGSLDLAVCWVREEDLERHGLRARLIGADRLHCVATGDDTGPVPARNTAVLVDDDTVSWSSWNAYAEELAHATGARAVRIADGGITGPAFFDHVRRSRRPVINSPKGQTTPLPPDLVRRPVTDPQPYWTWSLVLRGDETRSAVLAAADALTAGVGAGDLGLHQPGAWLPDFDPHRRRR
- a CDS encoding glycosyltransferase family 39 protein — its product is MAAVQLPRVAWRRVLPVLAVLAALLEATAGRYGYHRDELYFLVASHHLAWGYADQPPLVPVLIRLETAVLGDSVRALRTLPLLLALCTVLLAALCAREFAGLDEPRSRRAQLLAALATGASAMALVGGHLFVTSGVDLCVWALLLWLVLRWLRTRDDRLWLLAGLAAGVGLLVNNLVAMLAFALVLSAAAVGPRAVFRSPLLYAGAVIALLLWAPDLIWQWRHHWPQLTMARRISSNSQRVQVLPFQFEASFPLLWIAGWWALTRRQEFTGYRMLAVGYPVTLVLVLLTGGKPYYATGWAPLLLSAGSVAAVDWLWRADRARTARHTAAVLLAAVLGVVFSLVEVVAALPVLPVSAYHVVQPLNAENGETVGWPELTATVAGVYRALPSAADRSSVTLIAENYGEAGALDHYGRPLGLPTPYADHNGYADFGTPSGDGPSILLGFDPADLTGYWGSCTPAARIDNGRGLDNQEQHKQILVCRDRLLPWPVLWKRLLHYS
- a CDS encoding FtsX-like permease family protein, giving the protein MFRLGLRLSLQGGREALVRLAAIVAAVALGVAVVLSIFADYHGYQSMLNRPCWECTSGTPLNGQQSAGTALPSTGALWNLSDDYFHGRTIERLDVAALGSAGSVVIPGLQQLPAAGQFVVSPALAALLRTVPADQLGNRFPGTQAGLIGDAALTGPDQLVVVVGHTPAQLAAESGTEHVSTVATKHSDISTSNVYKYGFGLGSIAVLFPLLILISTATRLAAARREERYAAMRLVGATPRQINVIASVDSAVGALLGTLLGIGVFQLIRTGVDDLAVTGSRFFPDVVNPSATDYITLIVVVPVASMLAALWSLRRVRISPLGTSRRATPPPPGAWRLAPLLLGLVIYVGPLAVLGFQNKSTSGPSSSSLALAELGVLLIMTGLILSGSWLTMQVARVVARFVKGPASLLAARRLADNPKAAFRAVSGLVLAVLIGTAIGGLVPSVVDGQNSGSAGSLTRVLHADFATGNCNGGSCSSRSGPAKPSRGAAPAPSPAPAVGAAGLPPQTAATLLARLRSFPGVSVVPIYSEPAGAGTGGLVASCADLAALSAIGQCAPGAQDVKADFGALYIDNLLSLERQLPLVTSANATGSIDLSTLDLQTVLVRVDNTSTLEQIRTLLSTYSSANGVTQPPQTFGEVGDARASLLKAAERVIEVLVGLTVLVAGCSLAVSVGGSLVERRRPFTLLRLSGTPTPTLYRVVVLESMLPLLTATVVAAVIGFGTSLPLVLAVVPQRAHLALPDGTYFALMGAGLLASVAAILTALPLLGRLTSPSNAQFE
- a CDS encoding phosphatase PAP2 family protein, with amino-acid sequence MTTASPVLLAFDGSHIDGSLFGSVTGFARDTKWLNSPVELWTNAGLGVFAVLMAVGWWQARRRDTRAMTLALAAPVCVVAAFAVAEVVKKLVAEVRPCYSLPHDYYVTACPVRTDYAFPSGHETTAAATVAALFLLDRRLSAIAAVFAVLEGFTRVYVGAHYPHDVVAAAVLALPVAFVASLLLGRIGRPVVARLRTGALESVLTASRRAAHAAR
- a CDS encoding BlaI/MecI/CopY family transcriptional regulator, which produces MNSGDDTGAAGERRRLGALEAEVLDLLLASREPLIPGEVLRRLDDTLAYSTVVTVLSRMHDKGLLTRGKRGRAYAYAPVADSHGLTARRMRRELESDPDRAAVLSRFVESLSAGDEALLRRLLAGELSGTPSDAPPGSTA